A part of Nesterenkonia lutea genomic DNA contains:
- a CDS encoding aconitate hydratase, which produces MKNADSYGAKGVLNVGGTDYEIFRLSAVEGHDTLPYSLKILLENLLRTEDGANVTEEHINALGQWDENAQPDTEIQFTPGRVLMQDFTGVPCVVDLATMREAVKELGGQPEQINPLAPAEMVIDHSVQIDSFGNSDAIERNMDMEYQRNGERYQFLRWGQTAFDDFKVVPPGMGIVHQVNIENLARTVMTREVEGTLRAYPDTCVGTDSHTTMENGLGVLGWGVGGIEAEAAMLGQPISMLIPRVVGFKLSGSIPAGATATDVVLTITQMLREHGVVGKFVEFYGEGVAAVPLANRATIGNMSPEFGSTAAMFPIDQVTMDYLRLTGRTDEQLALVEAYAKEQGLWHDPSRELRFSEFLELDLSTVVPSIAGPKRPQDRIALTDSKEQFRKDIHNYAKQAAEADGTADEAAAESFPASDAPSHSATEEQSPSDKPRDTSGAPVEGRPSNPTPVSMPDGRRFDLDHGAVSIASITSCTNTSNPNVMLAAGVLARNAVEKGLTNKPWVKTSIAPGSKVVTDYYEKSGLIEYLEKVGFYVVGYGCTTCIGNSGPLEEEIAQKIQEQDLAVTSVLSGNRNFEGRINPDVKMNYLASPPLVVAYALAGTMDFDFENEALGQDGDGKDIYLADIWPDPMEVEKIIEESIDTEMFTSKYATVFDGDHRWQELETPEGSTFAWDENSTYVRKPPYFDGMTLEPDAVQDIEGARVLLKLGDSVTTDHISPAGAFKSDTPAGRYLLEHGVDRKDFNSYGSRRGNHEVMIRGTFANIRIKNELLDGVEGGYTRDFTLEGAPQAAVYDAAVNYQAQGTPLVVLGGKEYGSGSSRDWAAKGTSLLGVRAVITQSFERIHRSNLIGMGVLPLQFPAGESAETLGLDGFETYSITGVTELNDGNTPKTVKVTAVRENGEEVNFDADLRIDTPGEADYYRNGGILQYVLRQLVK; this is translated from the coding sequence GTGAAAAATGCGGACAGCTATGGGGCCAAAGGCGTTCTCAACGTCGGCGGCACCGACTACGAAATCTTCCGACTCAGCGCTGTGGAGGGTCATGACACCCTTCCCTACAGCCTGAAGATCCTGCTGGAGAATCTCCTCCGCACCGAAGATGGTGCGAATGTGACCGAGGAGCACATCAACGCCCTCGGGCAGTGGGACGAGAACGCCCAGCCGGACACCGAGATCCAGTTCACCCCGGGCCGGGTCCTGATGCAGGACTTCACCGGTGTCCCCTGCGTGGTGGACCTCGCCACCATGCGTGAGGCCGTCAAGGAGCTCGGTGGTCAGCCGGAGCAGATCAACCCGCTGGCCCCCGCGGAGATGGTGATCGACCACTCGGTCCAGATCGACTCCTTCGGCAACTCCGATGCGATCGAGCGCAACATGGACATGGAGTACCAGCGCAACGGCGAGCGGTACCAGTTCCTGCGCTGGGGCCAGACGGCCTTCGATGACTTCAAGGTCGTGCCCCCCGGGATGGGTATCGTCCACCAGGTCAACATCGAGAACCTGGCCCGCACGGTGATGACCCGCGAGGTCGAGGGCACGCTGCGCGCCTACCCCGACACCTGTGTGGGCACTGACTCACACACCACGATGGAGAACGGACTCGGGGTCCTCGGCTGGGGCGTCGGCGGCATCGAGGCCGAGGCCGCCATGCTCGGGCAGCCCATCTCCATGCTCATTCCACGCGTGGTCGGCTTCAAGCTCAGCGGATCCATCCCCGCGGGCGCCACCGCCACCGACGTGGTGCTGACCATCACCCAGATGCTGCGTGAGCACGGAGTGGTGGGCAAGTTCGTGGAGTTCTACGGCGAAGGGGTCGCGGCGGTGCCGCTGGCCAACCGCGCCACGATCGGCAACATGTCCCCGGAGTTCGGCTCCACCGCGGCGATGTTCCCGATCGACCAGGTCACCATGGATTACCTGCGCCTGACCGGGCGCACCGATGAGCAGCTGGCCCTGGTCGAGGCCTACGCCAAGGAACAGGGACTCTGGCACGATCCCTCCCGCGAGCTTCGGTTCTCCGAGTTCCTGGAGCTCGACCTCTCCACCGTGGTGCCCTCGATCGCCGGACCCAAGCGTCCCCAGGACCGGATCGCGCTCACCGACTCCAAGGAACAGTTCCGCAAGGACATCCACAACTACGCCAAGCAGGCGGCGGAGGCCGACGGCACCGCCGATGAGGCCGCCGCCGAGTCCTTCCCGGCCTCGGACGCGCCGTCACACTCGGCCACGGAGGAACAGTCCCCCTCGGACAAGCCGCGGGACACCTCGGGTGCGCCCGTGGAGGGACGTCCGTCGAACCCGACACCGGTGTCGATGCCCGACGGCCGCAGGTTCGACCTGGACCACGGCGCAGTCTCGATCGCCTCGATCACCTCCTGCACGAACACCTCCAACCCGAACGTGATGCTCGCGGCCGGCGTGCTGGCACGCAATGCCGTGGAGAAGGGCCTGACCAACAAGCCGTGGGTCAAGACCTCCATCGCGCCGGGCTCCAAGGTGGTCACGGACTACTACGAGAAGTCCGGGCTGATCGAGTACCTCGAGAAGGTGGGCTTCTATGTGGTGGGCTACGGCTGCACCACCTGCATCGGCAACTCCGGCCCGCTGGAGGAGGAGATCGCGCAGAAGATCCAGGAGCAGGACCTCGCGGTCACCTCAGTGCTCTCCGGAAACCGCAACTTCGAGGGACGCATCAACCCCGATGTGAAGATGAACTACCTGGCCTCTCCGCCGCTGGTGGTGGCCTACGCCCTCGCCGGGACCATGGACTTCGACTTCGAGAACGAGGCCCTGGGCCAGGACGGGGACGGCAAGGACATCTACCTCGCCGACATCTGGCCGGATCCCATGGAGGTCGAGAAGATCATCGAGGAGTCCATCGACACTGAGATGTTCACCTCCAAGTACGCCACGGTCTTCGACGGGGACCACCGCTGGCAGGAGCTGGAGACCCCGGAGGGCTCCACCTTTGCCTGGGACGAGAATTCCACCTATGTCCGGAAGCCCCCCTACTTCGACGGGATGACGCTCGAGCCCGATGCGGTCCAGGACATCGAAGGCGCCCGGGTGCTGCTCAAGCTCGGCGACTCGGTGACCACCGACCACATCTCGCCCGCAGGCGCCTTCAAGTCGGACACCCCGGCAGGGCGCTACCTGCTGGAGCACGGTGTGGACCGCAAGGACTTCAACTCCTACGGCTCCCGACGCGGCAACCACGAGGTCATGATCCGCGGCACCTTCGCCAACATCCGGATCAAGAACGAGCTGCTCGACGGGGTGGAGGGCGGCTACACCCGCGACTTCACCCTTGAGGGTGCTCCGCAGGCCGCCGTCTACGACGCGGCCGTGAACTACCAGGCGCAGGGCACCCCGCTGGTGGTCCTCGGCGGCAAGGAATACGGCTCGGGCTCCTCCCGCGACTGGGCGGCCAAGGGCACCAGCCTGCTGGGCGTCCGCGCCGTGATCACCCAGTCGTTCGAGCGCATCCACCGGTCGAACCTCATCGGCATGGGCGTGCTGCCCCTGCAGTTCCCCGCGGGTGAGTCGGCCGAGACGCTGGGCCTGGACGGCTTCGAGACCTACTCGATCACCGGCGTGACCGAGCTCAACGACGGCAACACCCCGAAGACCGTCAAGGTCACCGCGGTCAGGGAGAACGGTGAGGAGGTCAACTTCGACGCCGACCTGCGCATCGACACTCCCGGTGAGGCCGACTACTACCGCAACGGCGGCATCCTGCAGTACGTGCTGCGTCAGCTTGTGAAGTGA